TAATTTCAAAGCAGCCAGATTCATATACAACTAGAGATGGATGAAAATTTGTGGCTGGTCTAGCAGGATTGGTGAATTCTCagtgaggaaggatggcctagtggttagggggCTGacctgggacttaggagactctgtttcagttccctgctccatcacagacttcctgtgtgactttgggcaagtcatttagcctctctgtggctcagttcccatCTGAAGAAGAGTGAGGCGCCACTGGAACAAAGAAACTGCCCATTGAAACATCATGAAAATAATGTGCCTATGACTGAGTCGGTCATGGGATACATAGATATAGATGGCACAGGGGTTTGGTGAGGCTGAATCATTAAAGATTGCGAGGCACTCAGATACCTCAGATGGGTGCCATATTAATACCATAGacttggtctacacctaaaacgtAAGTCAGTCTAGTTATgttactcagggctgtgaaaaattttgcgcCCTGTGTGATATAGTTAGGTCGACCTAGCCCCCATTATAGATGCAGCGTGGtcgatggaaaaattcttctgtcaacctagcgccTGCCTCTCCAGGGACTGGATTTACTACCACGATGGGAGAGCCCCGTGTCTACAGCATAGTGGTACAGCGGcgtagctgcagctgtgccattgtggCACTTGCAGGATAGACAGGATACTGATCCTGGGTAGCATACAGAGTCATTTTGTGGGTTGTTGttactaatattttaaaaacttcttgTCTCTCGCAAATGTGTAAAATACAGAACAGGAAAACTGGGAGTAAGGCTGTGGCATATGGAGCTTTAAGACAGAGAGTTTGCATGGTTACTGCGGCTTTAAAATTTGGATCATTCTGGACTGGCAGGGCTCAAAAGACAAGTCAGAAGGCAACTGTTGCAGCTGGACTTGATTGGAGGCTGGACTCAAGAATGACGTGACTGTGGCTATAGCTGGTAGGTAACGAACCCCCTCCTCGCTGTGCTAACAGTTCACTTTTTGATACTGTATTATTTTCTTGCTGCTGTTGTTCTGATCCAGTTAAAGTTACGGTACTTAGTGAAAAATGTGTAATTGTATTATTAGATACTGGGACACGTAACAAAGGCTACATATACACATCTCAAGGTGGCTATGCACACACATTTTGAAGAGTTAAAGACAGTCACAAATACTCAGACTTGGTGTCTGTGACTGCTATATTGTGTAACCCTGTGATATATACAGGTTGTGTGTAGTCTACAGCCCACAGTTACAAATGCAGTATTCCTGAATTAAGCGTATAACAAACATCCCATTGCtagccaacaacaacaaaaccccccaACTTATTTCACAACTATGATATAATCATGGCTGTTAAGTAAAAAGCATGAAATGTGACATTAAATGCAACCATCCCCACATTTTAACACTGTAAAGTATTAACCAATAAAATTACAGTATGCAAATGAACTAACACTTTAGGCTGATTGGCTGGGttacctctgatgtcacaatgccaCCACCCCAACAATGATTTCACATTAttgaaaaaatttaaataatacCTTTAatacaaaagcagaaggcaaggTTTACGAAGGAAACACAAAAGTACGGTACAATAATCAGCAGACAGACAAATCAGACAACGGTTCATTGTTGGTATCTTGAGGTCAAATTGTAGTCTGCAGCAAATCTGCAAAGAGAGAtgtggaaggaaagaaagaaaacgtACCTTCAGACTAAGATCAAAGAGACAGAAGAAGCCACTGGCTCAGGCTCCTACGTGGCTCTGACCTCCACCTCCGCTAAAtcttcagggaaagccgctggcctCCAGAGTGATCTTATATTTGAGGAAATTGGTCACCGTATTAAGGAAATGGGaagccagatggtcaagaaagTGAATGCCATATTTCAGTGGGACATCACTAGAGATGGAAAGATGGTGGTGCAGTGGACTCTTGACTTAAAGACTGGCTCTGGAGAGATCTACCAAGGAGCTTCACGTTGTCCTGCTGACACGGTCTTTACCCTTTCCGATCATGACTTCATGCAGTTGGCCCTGGGCAAGATTAAGCCCCATAGGGCACTCTTTGTTGGCAGGCTGAAGGTAAGAGGCAACATCATGTTGGGTcagaagctggagatgattctTAAAAATCATGCTAAACTCTGAGCTACACAGTGCCTTACTGGTGGCAAGAACGGCCAAGACTGAATTCCTTTTGTCATACAGCAGAGTTGCTCACAATGGAGACTGAAAAAAGCACATCCTATTTTAATGCAAATTCTTACTATTCAAGTTTGGAGacactctacagctaatttgatTGATCAATTATTATTGTTACAGTAAACTGGGAGTTAATAGCATAATGCACCATGTCTCTCACTGGTCCTCAATGGAAGCTTTCGTCATGCATTTGCTTAGCCGCAGCAAGCATATGGAATGCGTACAGTGCTTTACATTTCAGTCTCAGGAAAGTATGTGCCTGCCACTCTGAGGTTCAGGAGAGCAGGGTTCACACCCTGAGCTTCCAAAGATGACTGGGGCTGGGAACACTGCAGTCATCACCCGCCCAGAGAAGGTTTTGAACCTCCAGTGTTCCTCCACAGCCAAATGGGAAAGTAGTGGTGAGACACTGCCAGATTCAGTCCtcgggtaactccactgaatgcTGGGGATGAATATGGCCCATTGAGACATGTTCAAGACGGAGTTATGGCCAGTACTTTTAACCAGAGGGAGGTCACTACAACATGGATTTGtggaggcaggtgggggaggcaggTACCAGTAAATCGTAAAACTGGGGGGAAGACATAGCATGGGACAATCTCTAAACATAAGGAGATCACTTCTGGAGCATGTCATTAAGCCATGTTCAACATTATTTGGAGAAGCCAATGGGTGCTGCGACTTCCCCAGAGTTCTGGAAGCCATGCAACACAACACCTCAAAAGAAGGTGTTCCATAAGGCTGAGGAGCTCAAAAGTCCAATTGGCTGCCTTGCATGATGTTTTTATGGAGGAATTGCCGTAGCTGAACAGGCCAGGGGCTCTTTTTCTGACACTGGCCAATTCCTGACCACTGACCAAGTCTGTGAATCCAGTCATATGTGAAGCATAAGGATTGATAGGCCATGTTGTTTTATCTTAACTTGTGCGAATGTAGATGCTATTCTTATCATAAGTCTAATCCTTT
The genomic region above belongs to Caretta caretta isolate rCarCar2 chromosome 3, rCarCar1.hap1, whole genome shotgun sequence and contains:
- the SCP2D1 gene encoding SCP2 sterol-binding domain-containing protein 1 is translated as MWKERKKTYLQTKIKETEEATGSGSYVALTSTSAKSSGKAAGLQSDLIFEEIGHRIKEMGSQMVKKVNAIFQWDITRDGKMVVQWTLDLKTGSGEIYQGASRCPADTVFTLSDHDFMQLALGKIKPHRALFVGRLKVRGNIMLGQKLEMILKNHAKL